AATCACCGGTGTTACCGGTCAGGACGGAGCCTACCTGTCTGAGTATCTTTTGAAAAAGGGTTACATAGTACATGGTATTAAAAGGCGTAGTTCTCTTTTCAACACTGACAGGATAGATCATATCTATCAGGATCCACATGCAGAAAACAGAAATTTTATTCTGCATTATGGTGATCTTACAGATTCAACCAATATTATCAGGATAGTACAGGAAACCCAGCCTGACGAAATATACAATCTGGCTGCAATGTCACACGTTGGAGTGAGTTTTGACACACCAGAATACACTGCAAATGCTGACGGAATAGGCACTCTGCGCTTTCTGGAGGCTATCAGGCTACTTGGACTTACAAAGAAGACCCGTTTTTATCAGGCTTCAACAAGTGAACTCTATGGAATGGTTCAGGAAGTTCCCCAGTCTGAAAAGACCCCATTCTATCCGCGGTCACCTTATGCTGTGGCTAAGCTCTATGCTTACTGGATCTGTGTAAACTACAGGGAAGCATACAACATGTATGCATGTAACGGAATCCTGTTCAATCACGAGTCTCCAATCAGAGGTGAAACTTTTGTTACCCGTAAGATCACAAGGGCTGTTTCACGTATTGCACTTGGACTACAGGAAAAGTTATATCTGGGTAATCTTTCTGCTAAGCGTGACTGGGGTCATGCCAAGGACTATGTCAAGGCTATGTATCTGATTCTGCAACAGGATAGACCAGACGATTTTGTTGTCGCTACAGGTGTTACCACTGAGGTTCGTGACTTTGTGCGTATGACTTTTGCCTACCTTGGATGTGAAGTGGAATTCAGAGGGACCGGTGTTGAAGAAAAGGGATATGTAATAAGCAGTAGCAATGATGAATACAAGAACCTAATAGGGAAGTGCGTTGTTGAAGTTGACCCGAGGTATTTCAGACCTGCTGAAGTTGAACTGCTTATTGGTGATCCGTCTAAGGCTAAGAGTGTATTGGGTTGGGAACCACAATATGACCTAAATGCTCTTATTGAAGATATGATGGGTTCTGATCTCAAGTTGATGCAGAAAGAAAAGTATCTCAAAGATGGTGGATACAAAACATTAAACTACTTTGAATGATGCAAAAAGATAGTAAGATCTTTGTTGCCGGACACAGGGGACTGGTTGGATCAGCAATTACCAGGAAGCTGCAAATGGACGGTTTTACAAATCTTATTCTGAAGGGACGTGAAGAGCTTGATCTTCGCGATCAGGCTGCTGTGGAGGATTTCTTCATGAAAGAAAGGCCTGAGTTCGTTTTTCTTGCAGCTGCCAAGGTTGGAGGTATTATGGCCAATAATACTTACAGGGCAGATTTTATATACGAGAACCTTCAGATTCAGAACAACATAATCCATAGCTCCTACAAGAGTGGGGTCAGGAAACTGCTCTTTTTGGGCAGTTCCTGTATTTATCCAAGGGAAGCCCCTCAGCCAATGAAAGAGGATAGTCTGCTTACCAGTCCGCTTGAATACACTAATGAGCCTTATGCTATAGCCAAGATTGCCGGTATCAAGATGTGCGAGTCGTACAATATTCAGTACGGCACCGATTATATAGCAGTGATGCCGACAAATCTATATGGACCCAATGACAACTACAATCTTGAGAATTCTCACGTATTGCCTGCTCTTATCAGGAAGATGCATCTTGGTAAACTTATAATGGAGGGTAATATGGCAGGAGTGAGGGAGGATCTACACAAGCGTCCGATAGGTAGTGTGGATCTCTCAGTGAATGATGCTCAGTTGCATGCTCAGTTTGAAAGATTTGGTATCTACACACAATCCGCAGAAGTTGAGATTAAACTTTGGGGCAGTGGTACACCCTTACGTGAATTTCTTCATTCAGACGACCTTGCAGAGGCTGTACTCTTTGTAATGAACAACATTAGCTTTGCCGACATAGTAAAGGAAAGAGGACTTAAGGAGATTCGTAATACCCACTTAAACATCGGTTCCGGAGTAGATTTGCCGATTGCCGAACTTGCAAAGAAGGTGAAAGAGATAGTAGGATTCAAGGGGCAAATAAGCTGGGATTCTTCAAAACCTGATGGCACATACAGAAAGCTTATGGATGTTGGTGGACTTGCAGCTTTAGGCTGGAAGGCCAGGATTACACTTGATGATGGTATTCGTATGGTTTACAATCAGTATTGTAGTTAACCAGTTCAAATTTAGAGACTAATACAGATGTCACAGTTTGACAGAATTATTGATCGCAGCGGAACCAGGGCTATCAAACTGGAATCGCGTGAGCGTTTATTTGGTGATCCTGATGTAATTCCATTATGGGTTGCAGATATGGATTTTGCAGCTCCACCAGCTGTTGTAAAAGCTATCAAAGATCGTACTGAGCACCCGATATTTGGCTATACTACCAGAGGACAGGCCTTTCTGGATGCAATAAGCTCCTGGCTTAAGAGACGCTATGAATGGGATGTGGATCAATCATGGATAGAGTTTTCCCCCGGAGTTGTTCCGAATCTGGGTCTTGCTGTTCAGGCACTTACAAAACAGGGTGAGGGTGTTATTATCCAACCACCGGTATATCCACCGTTTTTCGGTGTAGTAAGGGACTTTGACCGTAAGGTTGTGGAGAATCCACTAGTAAATGCTGAAGAGGGCTACAAAGTTGATTTTGATCATTTTGAGAAACTATGTGCTGACCCGTCAAATACACTTTTCATCCTCTGTCATCCCCATAACCCTGTAGGTAGGGTGTGGACTCCCGAGGAACTGCGTAGGATGGGTGAGATATGTATCAAACATGGAGTTTCAATCGTGTCTGACGAGATACATTGTGACCTGACTTTATTTGGTAACAGGCACAGGCCCATGGCTACAATTTCTCCTGAGATAGCAGATATAACGGTGACATGTATGGCACCGAGCAAGACCTTCAATCTGGCAGGATTCAGTACCTCTTATATGATTGCATCAAATAAGGAGCTGCTAAATAAGTGCAGGGAGCAGGTGATGGCATATCACCTGCATATGGGAAATGTATTTGGATCCATAGCACTTGAAGCGGCCTATAATGAATCTGAAGATTGGCTGGAAAATTTGAAGAAATATTTGGAAGGAAATATTAACTTGGTAATAGAAACAGTTGAAAAAGAGATGCCTGAAGTGAAGGTCAGACGCCCGGAGGCAACCTATTTGCTGTGGATGGATTTTAGTGCCTGGAATCTAAAGCAAAGTGATCTTAAGACCTTGCTTTATGGAAAGGCAAGAGTTGGCTTAAACGACGGTGTTAGCTTTGGAAAGGAAGGTCGCGGGTTTATGCGTATGAATGTAGCCAGTCCGCGTTCCATCATTGAAAAGGCTATGCAAAACATAGTAGAAGTAAGAAGTAATGAATTAATTAAACTGAATCCTTGATGAAGAAGATGGTTTTTAGGGGTAAACCGGGCAGGGTCGCAATAATTGCTCTTGCTGCAGGACTGATTATCTGGGCATGTTCTACGGTACCGCTCACAGGTCGTCGTCAGTTGAGCCTTGTGGCTGACAGTGAGATCAATGCTTTGAGTTTTAGTCAGTATGATGAATTTCTGAAGGAAAACAAACTCTCTACCAATGCTGAGCAGACAGCAATGATTAAGAGTGTTGGTAAAAAGATCGCTGCTGCTGTAGAGTCTTACCTCTCTCAGAATGGTATGTCCGACAGAATAGAAGGATTTGCATGGGAGTTCAACTTGGTTGATGATGCTACTCCAAATGCATGGTGTATGCCTGGTGGCAAGGTAGTCTTCTACACTGGCATTTTACCTATCTGCCAGGATGAAAATGGTATTGCAGTTGTTATGGGCCACGAAATTGCGCACGCAGTTGCTAAGCATGGTAGCGAACGTATGTCACAGCAGATGGCTGCTGAATTAGGTTCAGCTACTCTGACCGCATTGCTGGCTGAGCAGCCAGAAACAACAAAGCAAATAGCACAGCTTGCTTTTGGTGTTGGCACCCAATATGGTGTACTGCTTCCTTATTCAAGGACACACGAAACTGAAGCTGACAGGCTTGGTTTGATCTTTATGGCTATAGCCGGCTATGATCCTTCCACTGCAATTAGTTTCTGGCAAAGAATGGCTGAAATGAGCGGTGGAGCAAATGTGCCTCAGTTTCTGAGTACTCACCCAAGTAATACTACACGTATTACCAACCTGCAAAGTTTCCTGCCTGAAGCATTTCAATACTACAAGAAGTAAAATTATCCAGGACATATTATAAGAGGTTGCCCTAAGAGGTGAACTGCCCCCCAAAAGTAAGACAAAAAACTTTTGGGGGGCAGTTCAGGGGGCAGCCTCTTTTTTTTAAAACGACCTGACTACGCTTCTTAGAGCCGCAAGTCTGGTAAGCATTGGTTCCAGAAGGTCGAGTTTTAACATGTTGGCTCCGTCTGATTTTGCATTAGCAGGATCCGGATGGGTTTCAAGGAAGAAACCGTCGACACCAACTGCAACACCGGCTCTTGCAATGGTTTCAATAAGCTGGGGTCTGCCTCCTGTGACACCAGATGATTGATTTGGTTGCTGTAGGGAATGAGTGATATCAAGTACAACAGGGACACCAAACTGCTGCATATCGGGTATTCCCCTGTAATCAACAATCAGGTCACGGTAGCCAAACATAGTGCCACGGTCGGTAATCATAACCTTATCGTTGCCGGAATCTCTTACCTTGTTAATAGCATAGATCATTGATTCAGGAGCAACAAACTGGCCCTTTTTGATATTTACAACCTTGCCGGTCCGGGCTGCAGCTACCACTATATCAGTCTGTCTGCAAAGGAAGGCCGGAATCTGAAGTATATCAACATATTCCGCAGCCATTCCAGCTTCAGGAGCTGAGTGAATATCAGTCACAGTAGGCACCCCAAATGTCTCGTGTACTTTCCTTAGGATCTTAAGGGCCTTTTCATCACCGATACCGGCAAATGAATCAATCCTCGATCTGTTTGCCTTACGGTATGAGCCTTTGAAAACATAGGGTATCTTAAGCTTGTCACAAACCCTGAGTATCTCTTCCGCAATTTCAAGAGCCATCCTTTCACCTTCGATGGCACAGGGGCCGGCTAGAAGGAAAAACTGGCCGCTGTCTGTATGTTTTATACCTTTAACGGTCTCGATCATATTATCAAGTATTTATTTTTTCTTCCACAATTGTTCCATTCTTTCTCTGAGTTTTGCTTCCTGCTGATTATCCTGAGCCTTCCAGAGAGTTTTATTCTTCAGCTTTTCAGGCATATAATCCTGCTGAACAAAATTTCCGGGATAATCGTGAGCGTATTTATATTCCTTCCCATAATCAAGGTCTTTCATCAGTTTGGTAGGTGAATTACGAAGGTGCAGTGGCACTGGCAGATTTCCAGTATCCCTTACAAGTCCCTGAGCCTCGTTGATTGCCATATAGGCAGAGTTACTTTTGGGACTGGTAGCCAGGTAAATTGCGACCTCACTAAGTATTATCCTGCCTTCGGGCCAGCCAACCATCTGAATTGCCTGAAAGGCACTTGTTGCCAGCAATAATGCATTGGGATTAGCAAGTCCTACATCCTCGGCAGCCGATATCAGCAGACGGCGCGCGATAAACTTAGGATCCTCGCCACCTTCAACCATGCGGGCAAGCCAGTAGACAGTGGCATCCGGATCGCTTCCTCGTATGGACTTTATAAAGGCTGAGATTATATCATAGTGCATCTCCCCATTCTTGTCATACTGAGCCGGATTCTGCTGAAGGAGTTCCGTAATATTAGTATTATTTATCACCACCGGCTCATCATCAGGGTATGCATTAACTAGGAGTTCCAGTATATTCAGAAATTTTCGCGCATCACCGCCAGCAAAGCGAAACAAAGCTTCATCCTCCTCAAGGATTAGTTCCCTTTTACTTACAAGTACATCCTCCTTTACCACCTTTTGGTATAACTCCATTAAGTCGGAGTTTTCCAATGGTTTCAGGACATATACCTGACAACGGGAAAGGAGGGGAGAGATAACCTCAAATGAGGGGTTTTCAGTTGTAGCACCAATCAGTGTAAGTACCCCCTCTTCGACAGCACCCAGCAGGCTGTCCTGCTGGGACTTGCTAAAACGGTGTATTTCATCGATAAAGAGGATGGCGGATGCAGAGTTGAAAAAACGGGAATTACGAGCCTTTTCAATAGCTTCTCTTACATCTTTAACCCCAGAGGAAACAGCCGACAGTATGTAAAACGGACGTTCCAGTCTCACAGCCATAATCTTAGCCAGAGTGGTTTTGCCAACCCCCGGTGGTCCCCAAAGGATAATTGACGAGAGTCGTCCGGATTCCAACATCTTACGCAGCACGGCATTTTCACCCACAAGGTGCTTCTGTCCGATATAATCGTCCAGCGACCTGGGGCGCATACGTTCTGCCAATGGGGGAAATGAACTCATCAGGAACTGTTTTAAAACTTTGCAAAGTTAGCTTTTTCGGACGACAAAACTCCACAACCTTATCCTTGTCCGACTGTTTTATATAATACTAAAATACGCAAAAAATGTCCGGCGAAAAACTGAAAATACCTGTACTTTGCCTAATATTGGCGTATGTACTAAATATTTACGCAATGGCTGAAAATAGAAGGGAAGAGGCAGTATTCGGGGGCGGCTGCTACTGGTGCCTCGAAGCTGTATATCAAAGAGTTAAAGGAGTTGAAAAAGTTGTATCCGGTTTTAGTGGGGGTACTGTCAAAAATCCATCATATAAGGAGGTTTGCACTGGCAATACAGGACATGCCGAGGTTGTGAAGATTACTTACGACCCGGAGGTCGTAAGTTACGAGGTATTGCTAGGTATCTTCTTTGGGACTCATGATCCCACGACACTCAACAGGCAAGGAGAGGATATTGGAACACAGTATCGCTCGGTTATTTTCTACCTTGATGAAGGTCAAAGAGATGCGGCGGCTGCTTACATTAAGGAACTGACAAGGGAGGGAATATATTCCAACCCTATTGTTACGCAACTGCTACCCTTGCAGGAGTTTTACAAAGCGGAGGATTATCACGACAATTATTTCAACAACAATCCCAATCAGCCGTACTGCAGTGCCGTAATAGCACCGAAGGTTGCCAAGTTTAGGGCAAAATACGCAAATTGGTTGAAGGACTAAGGGGATGATTAATCATCTGCCTTTAGTACGGCATTTAATTGCTTAAGGATCTTTCGGCACCGGCTCTTGAAACCGGCAGAACCATGGATATAGTTGTCGTTGATGACGGTTTCAAGTTCTTTAGCCAGATCAGGGTAGATATTGCAGAGCCCTGCAAGCAGACTCATAGCATTGGCCTGAACGGCAACAGGGATAGTGGGGTTGGAAATCCATTCAAAACATAAATCTACAACCCTGCCGTCATCAATAAGGGCAGGGTCAGTATCACACAAAATGCGGGTAAGGTGTCGCCTTACCCCATTGTGTTTTGTAGCTACCAGAAGCTCAGAAAGTTGATCTGTGTACTTAGTAATTTCTGCTTGATGGTTGCGGGCATAATTGTCAAGCACCCAGGCAGCTCGCCATGCCACCATGTGGTTTGAATGTCCAGCTGCCTTAATTAGCTGATGAATCTCTTCGGGTTGCTGTGCAACACAGGAAGCCAAATCCATGCTACTTCCACCAAATCTCATTGCCAGCAGTTCGGCTTCCCAGTTCATTGTATCAATATTTTACGTCCCTGTCAATCATGGGTACAAAGCGAACCGGCATAAGGTTTTGAGTAGTAACCTTGCCATCCTGTTTTCTCACAACCTTGAGATATTGCAGTTTGTTGACCGGTCCAACAGGGATTACCATCACACCTCCATCCTTTAATTGTTCCACAAGAACAGGAGGCATTTGCTCAGGAGCAGCAGTAACGATTATTGCATCAAAAGGAGCCTCTTCCGGCCAGCCTTCATAGCCGTTGCCGGTCTTGACGTGAACAGGTTCATATTTGAGAGTCTTTAGCAGTTTTGATGCCCTCTCGGCAAGCTCCGGTAGGAGTTCGATAGTATAAACCTCACAACCCAGATGGGCAAGGATTGCTGCCTGATAACCAGAGCCCGTACCTATTTCAAGGACCTTCATGCCAGGTCTGGGCTTTATCTGTTCAGTCATAAAAGCTACAATATATGGCTGAGAGATGGTTTGATCATAACCAATGGGCAAAGGTCTGTCTTCGTATGCATATTGTTGGTAGTCGGCTGGAATAAACAGGTGTCGGGGAACCTCACGCATGGCGTTCAATACGTTGGATGAAGTGATGTCACGGCTGCGGAGCTGTTCTGTGACCATTTTTTCACGAAGTTGTACCCAGTTTTGTGCCTCCATACCGCTGAAAACAGAGAATAGTCCCATCAATATAAGAAAGAATGACGGACTAATCAATTTGCTTTGGTTTCTGCGAACGAGTTTACTGTTTTCAGACATCATATTTACTGTTTTCATTTGTAAAGTAAATCTTGTTGGCTCTAAATTAATAATTTTCCGTTTATTTGCTCAGTATTGTCCCCAATGGGTAAGCAAACAAATCTCACTGTCTTTTTTATCTTTGCAGCAAAAAATGCGCCATGCCAAGATATTTTATCGAATTAGCATATAAGGGAACGAATTTTTGTGGTTGGCAGCGCCAGGCAAAAGGGGCTTCGGTACAGGAGGAGATTGAAAAAGCACTGTCAGTTATACTTCGACAACCAATCACTATTACTGGGGCTGGGCGTACTGACACCGGTGTACATGCCAGATATATGGTGGCGCATTTTGATACTGAATCAAACCTTGATGAAATACCCAACCTGGCAGAGCGGCTTTCCGGGATACTTCCATTCGACATTGCAATTTTCTCTGTGACCCGCGTGTCAGATGAGGCTCACAGTCGTTTTGGTGCTATCTCTCGCCGTTATGAGTACAAAATTATCTGTCGCAAAGATCCTTTCTGGAATGACCTGGCAGCAAAGGTGAATTTTCAACCTGATGTGAAGGCTATGAATGATGCTGCAGCCATGCTGCTCACTTATGAAGACTTTACAAGTTTTTGCAAGCTACATGGTGGTAACAAAACCAATATCTGCAGGGTAAAGAAAGCTGAATGGAAGAGGGAAGGGGATCTTTATACCTTTACTATTGAGGCCGACCGCTTTCTGCGGAATATGGTAAGGGCAATAGTGGGAACTCTACTGGATGTAGGAAGAGGAAAATTGACTGTAAATGATTTCAGGGAAATAATTGAAGCCCGTGACAGAGGTCGGGCAAGCACTTCAGCCCCTGCGAGAGGGTTGTATCTGGTGGACGTAGCTTACCCTCCGGAAGTCTTTCAGCGGAAAACAGAGATAATTCCATATTAAATGTTTGCTTCAGACTTGCAAACATTTGTTTATCAATATATAAATATGAGAAAGGTTTACTGATCTGACTTTTACTTTAAGCCACAATCAGTATGTCCTAAGTAATAAATAGACACAGATTTTTCTGGATATTATCTTCCGGGCGTTTGCTGCAAAGTAATTGTTTTCTACAAATTCCAGATTCTCCAGGCTTCCTCTGCCTGCAGGTATAGCATATCAAGTCCGTTTTTAATCTGAGCCCCATTTTCCTGAGCTTTTTTCAAAAACAAGGTAGTATCGGGATTGTACACCACATCATATGCCAGGTGCTTTTCTCCAATTCCCTCATATGGAATATCAGGAGCACTATCTGAGTTGGGATACATACCCAAAGGAGTAGTGTTGATAATTAGTTTGTACTCGGAAATTATTTCAGGGTTTAGATCTGCATAACTTACTTCAGCAGATGACTTGGGATTGCGGCTGACAAACCTATAAAGAATACCTTCTCTGGCCAAAGCATGTGCAACTGCCTTAGAGGCACCTCCAGTACCAAGAATCAGGGCCTTGGTGTGCCATGACTTCATCATAGGCTTAAGTGAATCCAGAAAACCCTTTACATCGCTATTGTAACCTTTAAGATGCAGTTTGTCACCCTCCATTGTAAACTTGATTACATTTACAGCACCAATCTTTGCGGCCTCGCTGTCTAGTTCGTCAAGATAGGGAATAACCTGTTCCTTGTATGGAATAGTAACATTTAAACCAGCTATATAGGGATGTTGTTCCAGCAGTCCTTTAAACTCGGTTATAGATGATAGGGGATAAGTAAGATAGCGGGCATCAATGCCTTCCTTACTAAACTTTTCACCGAAGTAGGTCGGTGAAAATGTCTGTTTTAACGGGTATCCGATAATTCCAAAAGTCCTCATTATCTGCGTCTTTATAATTTGGGCTTTTACTAAGCTGGTATTTTAGTACTCAGCAGGAGTAAAATCATTAACCAGAGCACTTAATCTCTTGCTTTTCTTTATCATGTTCTCCATAGTTGGGAACAATTCAAGAAACAACTCATAATCCAGAGGATTCTCGGCCAAGGCTACCTTCAGGTGTTTGATAGCCATAGGCATCTGCCTGTTGTCGATAAGGTAATAGGCAGCTGCGATATAGTGTACCGCGGGCGAAGCAGGGTATTCCCTGAGCCACTTCTCTATCATCTTAAATGGATCCTTGCGAGGAGACAGTTTCCTTTGCACAAAATAGAGCTCAAAGAGATTGCGCAGGTTATCAGGCTCCCCTGTAAAGGCTTCATGTAAGGCTTTTGCAGCCTCTTTAAACATATCAGAAAGCAGCAATGACCTT
The genomic region above belongs to Xiashengella succiniciproducens and contains:
- the gmd gene encoding GDP-mannose 4,6-dehydratase translates to MAKVALITGVTGQDGAYLSEYLLKKGYIVHGIKRRSSLFNTDRIDHIYQDPHAENRNFILHYGDLTDSTNIIRIVQETQPDEIYNLAAMSHVGVSFDTPEYTANADGIGTLRFLEAIRLLGLTKKTRFYQASTSELYGMVQEVPQSEKTPFYPRSPYAVAKLYAYWICVNYREAYNMYACNGILFNHESPIRGETFVTRKITRAVSRIALGLQEKLYLGNLSAKRDWGHAKDYVKAMYLILQQDRPDDFVVATGVTTEVRDFVRMTFAYLGCEVEFRGTGVEEKGYVISSSNDEYKNLIGKCVVEVDPRYFRPAEVELLIGDPSKAKSVLGWEPQYDLNALIEDMMGSDLKLMQKEKYLKDGGYKTLNYFE
- a CDS encoding GDP-L-fucose synthase family protein gives rise to the protein MQKDSKIFVAGHRGLVGSAITRKLQMDGFTNLILKGREELDLRDQAAVEDFFMKERPEFVFLAAAKVGGIMANNTYRADFIYENLQIQNNIIHSSYKSGVRKLLFLGSSCIYPREAPQPMKEDSLLTSPLEYTNEPYAIAKIAGIKMCESYNIQYGTDYIAVMPTNLYGPNDNYNLENSHVLPALIRKMHLGKLIMEGNMAGVREDLHKRPIGSVDLSVNDAQLHAQFERFGIYTQSAEVEIKLWGSGTPLREFLHSDDLAEAVLFVMNNISFADIVKERGLKEIRNTHLNIGSGVDLPIAELAKKVKEIVGFKGQISWDSSKPDGTYRKLMDVGGLAALGWKARITLDDGIRMVYNQYCS
- a CDS encoding MalY/PatB family protein, coding for MSQFDRIIDRSGTRAIKLESRERLFGDPDVIPLWVADMDFAAPPAVVKAIKDRTEHPIFGYTTRGQAFLDAISSWLKRRYEWDVDQSWIEFSPGVVPNLGLAVQALTKQGEGVIIQPPVYPPFFGVVRDFDRKVVENPLVNAEEGYKVDFDHFEKLCADPSNTLFILCHPHNPVGRVWTPEELRRMGEICIKHGVSIVSDEIHCDLTLFGNRHRPMATISPEIADITVTCMAPSKTFNLAGFSTSYMIASNKELLNKCREQVMAYHLHMGNVFGSIALEAAYNESEDWLENLKKYLEGNINLVIETVEKEMPEVKVRRPEATYLLWMDFSAWNLKQSDLKTLLYGKARVGLNDGVSFGKEGRGFMRMNVASPRSIIEKAMQNIVEVRSNELIKLNP
- a CDS encoding M48 family metallopeptidase, translated to MKKMVFRGKPGRVAIIALAAGLIIWACSTVPLTGRRQLSLVADSEINALSFSQYDEFLKENKLSTNAEQTAMIKSVGKKIAAAVESYLSQNGMSDRIEGFAWEFNLVDDATPNAWCMPGGKVVFYTGILPICQDENGIAVVMGHEIAHAVAKHGSERMSQQMAAELGSATLTALLAEQPETTKQIAQLAFGVGTQYGVLLPYSRTHETEADRLGLIFMAIAGYDPSTAISFWQRMAEMSGGANVPQFLSTHPSNTTRITNLQSFLPEAFQYYKK
- the kdsA gene encoding 3-deoxy-8-phosphooctulonate synthase — encoded protein: MIETVKGIKHTDSGQFFLLAGPCAIEGERMALEIAEEILRVCDKLKIPYVFKGSYRKANRSRIDSFAGIGDEKALKILRKVHETFGVPTVTDIHSAPEAGMAAEYVDILQIPAFLCRQTDIVVAAARTGKVVNIKKGQFVAPESMIYAINKVRDSGNDKVMITDRGTMFGYRDLIVDYRGIPDMQQFGVPVVLDITHSLQQPNQSSGVTGGRPQLIETIARAGVAVGVDGFFLETHPDPANAKSDGANMLKLDLLEPMLTRLAALRSVVRSF
- a CDS encoding replication-associated recombination protein A → MSSFPPLAERMRPRSLDDYIGQKHLVGENAVLRKMLESGRLSSIILWGPPGVGKTTLAKIMAVRLERPFYILSAVSSGVKDVREAIEKARNSRFFNSASAILFIDEIHRFSKSQQDSLLGAVEEGVLTLIGATTENPSFEVISPLLSRCQVYVLKPLENSDLMELYQKVVKEDVLVSKRELILEEDEALFRFAGGDARKFLNILELLVNAYPDDEPVVINNTNITELLQQNPAQYDKNGEMHYDIISAFIKSIRGSDPDATVYWLARMVEGGEDPKFIARRLLISAAEDVGLANPNALLLATSAFQAIQMVGWPEGRIILSEVAIYLATSPKSNSAYMAINEAQGLVRDTGNLPVPLHLRNSPTKLMKDLDYGKEYKYAHDYPGNFVQQDYMPEKLKNKTLWKAQDNQQEAKLRERMEQLWKKK
- the msrA gene encoding peptide-methionine (S)-S-oxide reductase MsrA; amino-acid sequence: MAENRREEAVFGGGCYWCLEAVYQRVKGVEKVVSGFSGGTVKNPSYKEVCTGNTGHAEVVKITYDPEVVSYEVLLGIFFGTHDPTTLNRQGEDIGTQYRSVIFYLDEGQRDAAAAYIKELTREGIYSNPIVTQLLPLQEFYKAEDYHDNYFNNNPNQPYCSAVIAPKVAKFRAKYANWLKD
- a CDS encoding protein-L-isoaspartate(D-aspartate) O-methyltransferase — its product is MKTVNMMSENSKLVRRNQSKLISPSFFLILMGLFSVFSGMEAQNWVQLREKMVTEQLRSRDITSSNVLNAMREVPRHLFIPADYQQYAYEDRPLPIGYDQTISQPYIVAFMTEQIKPRPGMKVLEIGTGSGYQAAILAHLGCEVYTIELLPELAERASKLLKTLKYEPVHVKTGNGYEGWPEEAPFDAIIVTAAPEQMPPVLVEQLKDGGVMVIPVGPVNKLQYLKVVRKQDGKVTTQNLMPVRFVPMIDRDVKY
- the truA gene encoding tRNA pseudouridine(38-40) synthase TruA, with the translated sequence MPRYFIELAYKGTNFCGWQRQAKGASVQEEIEKALSVILRQPITITGAGRTDTGVHARYMVAHFDTESNLDEIPNLAERLSGILPFDIAIFSVTRVSDEAHSRFGAISRRYEYKIICRKDPFWNDLAAKVNFQPDVKAMNDAAAMLLTYEDFTSFCKLHGGNKTNICRVKKAEWKREGDLYTFTIEADRFLRNMVRAIVGTLLDVGRGKLTVNDFREIIEARDRGRASTSAPARGLYLVDVAYPPEVFQRKTEIIPY
- a CDS encoding shikimate dehydrogenase family protein, which translates into the protein MRTFGIIGYPLKQTFSPTYFGEKFSKEGIDARYLTYPLSSITEFKGLLEQHPYIAGLNVTIPYKEQVIPYLDELDSEAAKIGAVNVIKFTMEGDKLHLKGYNSDVKGFLDSLKPMMKSWHTKALILGTGGASKAVAHALAREGILYRFVSRNPKSSAEVSYADLNPEIISEYKLIINTTPLGMYPNSDSAPDIPYEGIGEKHLAYDVVYNPDTTLFLKKAQENGAQIKNGLDMLYLQAEEAWRIWNL